The nucleotide window TGATATATTACTATCCTTATATTGATAAAAAAGCTTTTACGATAGACAATCTGTTGAGCAAGCGCGATTCGATATGTAAAAAACATATTAAAGGTCCTCTTTATCCTGAAAAAATGTCTTATATGACAACATCACGCGATCCATTTACTCCGTTGCTTAAAGAGAGCATGATTGACAATATGTATGTTGCAGAAATCAGGGGTCTTTGGAATGTTACCGATGATTTTATGGGTGGACCATTTTTAAGTACATCACGGGTCGATGAGGAAAGGAACAGGGTTGTAACAGTCGAGGGTTTTGTTTATTATCCAAGTGAAAATAAACGAAAATTTATGCGCTGGTTTGAAGTAATTACCGAGAGCGTTACTTTCCCTAAGAAAGAGACAACGCAATAATATAATTATTTGATTTTTAAATAAATAACATTAAAACAATGAACCAAACAAACATAGCAATATTTGCAAGCGGATCGGGTAGTAATGCTGAAATTTTAGTTAACTACTTCCATTTTAATCCGAGAATAAACGTGTCGTGTATTATTACGAATAACCCTAAGGCTAAAGTCTTGAAACGTGCGGAGAGATTAAATGTAAGAGCTTATGTTGTAGATCCTTCGGAAATGACCCCCGCTGGCAAAATACTCTCTATTTTTGTTGACGAAGACATTAATTTTATTGTTTTAGCCGGATATTTGAAACTAATACCTGAATGGATTGTTAATCGATTCAAAGATAAAATCATAAATATTCATCCTGCACTGTTACCAAAATATGGAGGTAAAGGAATGTATGGAAATCGCATACATGAAGCCGTGATTGCAGCAGGAGAGAAAGAGTCAGGTATCACTATACACGCAATAGACAGAGATTACGACAAAGGAAAAATCTTATTTCAAACCACATGTCCTGTATCACCAGATGATACTCCCGAAACTTTGGCTGCAAAAATCCACAGATTAGAACATCGCCACTACCCCATGGAAATAGAAAAATATATAGGAACGTTGTAGAGACGGAGCATGCTCCGTCTCTACTTTTTGTGCTTTTTCGGCAACGGTATTGGCTCTAACTTACCTTGTTCGAGTTTCACAACAATCTCTTCAATCATACGATCTTTCCCTTTAGGGTCGTAATTGACCTTCAGGGTTTCTCCAAAAATCCGTGCAATCCCTTGCCAAAAAAATGCAGATACCGAACCACGCATTTCCTTTATTATATTATAAGATGTTTTCCCGGTTTCCCTATCAATAAGTTTAACAAGTATTCTACCTTCACTAACTTTCATTTTTACTAATTCGGTTTTATACTCAGCCAGCAAAGCCTTCTCGTACTCCTTAATGTACCTTTTTCTCGCTCTTTCTAAATCCATTTTTGCAATAGTATCATTAATCTCTGCAAGAACCTCTACAGCTAATCGGGCATAGGGGTATACCTTTCTAACTTTCTGGGCAAGAGCGATATACTCTCGAGAAGCGCGGTCATTCCCTAATGTTCTTGTAGGATAAACCACAACAGTTGGTAATGTAATTACTGGCATGGTATCTCCATCTATGACTATAGCTGGGAGCAACCTACCTTTTGGATATTGCTTCACCTGAGGCGGTTGTTGCGCTTGTGCTGAAGAGATACTTATTATAAAGATTAGCGCACAAAAGAGCTTACATTTTTTATTTTTCTTGTCCGTTATCATTTCTGTATGATACTGAATTTATTTCACTAACGTAAACTTATATATGGACAAGTTAGGGGGAATTAAAAAAATGTCAGTGAAATAACAAAATTTACAACTTATCATGCTATTTCACTGACATTTGACATTTAAACTATTTGTTTCGACATCTCTGCGAAATATTTAAAAAAGTATGGTATTGTTTCAATTCCTTTGTAGAAATTAAACAACGGATAGTTTTCGTTTGGCGAGTGTATATTATCAGACTCAAGTCCGAAACCTAAAAGCAGTGATTTTGTACCTAAAGCCTTTTCAAAATGGGCTATAATAGGTATACTTCCACCGCTACGAACAGGAACAGGACGCTTGCCAAAAGTTTTCTCACACGCTTTTTCCGCTGCTTTATATGCATTGATTGAAATCGGGCAAACATATGGGAATCCTCCGTGCATACATTCCACCTCAACTTTAACATATTTAGGCGCATTCTTTTCAAAATAATCTTTCAGAAGCTTTGAAATCTTATCAGGATCTTGATTTGGAACAAGACGAGACGAAAGCTTAGCGTATGCTACAGATGGCAATACTGTTTTACTACCCTCTCCGGTATATCCTCCCCATATTCCGCAAATATCAAATGT belongs to Bacteroidales bacterium and includes:
- a CDS encoding phosphoribosylglycinamide formyltransferase, coding for MNQTNIAIFASGSGSNAEILVNYFHFNPRINVSCIITNNPKAKVLKRAERLNVRAYVVDPSEMTPAGKILSIFVDEDINFIVLAGYLKLIPEWIVNRFKDKIINIHPALLPKYGGKGMYGNRIHEAVIAAGEKESGITIHAIDRDYDKGKILFQTTCPVSPDDTPETLAAKIHRLEHRHYPMEIEKYIGTL
- a CDS encoding DUF4294 domain-containing protein, giving the protein MKQYPKGRLLPAIVIDGDTMPVITLPTVVVYPTRTLGNDRASREYIALAQKVRKVYPYARLAVEVLAEINDTIAKMDLERARKRYIKEYEKALLAEYKTELVKMKVSEGRILVKLIDRETGKTSYNIIKEMRGSVSAFFWQGIARIFGETLKVNYDPKGKDRMIEEIVVKLEQGKLEPIPLPKKHKK